The genomic interval CCACACGAAACAGCCGCTGGTTGTAGCGCTGCACCAGCGTGGCGAAGAGAGCGCGCTCCCCCCGTCGCACGGCCCGCACCAGCGCAGCGTCGTCGTCCAGCATGGGCGCAGCTTGCCACGGGCAGAGCCGCCGCGACCACCGCGGCGCATCCGCGCTGGATCACTCAGCGGAACGCGCCCGTGCGGTAGGCCCCGCCCGCCAGGTCCACCAGCAGGACCAGCCCGGTGGCGAGCGCCTGGGGTGTTGGCGGAAGCGACCACGCGGACGTGAGCTCGCCGTCCGCACACACCACGACCGACTCCGAGAGCTACGCGTGCTCCTCCCCCTGAAGCAGCGCGTTGTGGACGTCCAAGCGCACGACCACGCCGCGGAAGACCAACTCGACGCCGTTCACGGGACCCCCACTCATGCATGTGCGGGTGCGGCGGGTACTGCGTACCCCCGCGGCGCCTCGCGAACTGCTCCCACGCCTGCGCCCGACGGGACGCCGCGTGCTCGCCCAGGCACGCCCGCGTGGCCCCCCCCAACGACGGGCCACAGACGAAATCGTGTAACGCCGCGCCACCCGCTACGCTCTAGAGGACGTGACGCCGCGACCACATCCGCTCTGGCACCGCATGGGGGGCCTCGCCCTGCTGGTCTCGCTGCTGGTAGGCGCGTCACTCGCCCTACGGATCGCCCGAGGCATGCCGGCCTCCGCGATCGGGCTCGCGACGCTGGTGGGGTCCCTGATCGGCGGCTGGGTGCTCGCCGACCTGCTCTCGGGCCTGTTCCACTACTGGGCGGACGAGCGCGCCGACGAGTGCATGCCCTTCCTGGGCCGCAACGTCATCGTCCCCTTCCGCGAGCACCACGCCGACCCGCGCGCCATCACGCGCCACGACCTGAGCGAGACGAACGGGGACAATGCGCTCGGCGCGCTGCTGGTGCTGGGACCGCTGCTGGCGTGGGTGCCCGCCGCGCCCACCCCGAGCCAGCTCGCGCTGAGCGCGCTGGGGCTCGGCCTGGGCCTGGGCGTGCTGGTGACGAACCAGGTGCACCAGTGGGCCCATGCGCGCCATGCGCCGCGCGCGGTGCGCTGGCTCCAGCGCCGCGGCCTGTTGCTGTCCCCGGCCCACCACGCGCGCCACCACCGCGCGCACGACCGCGCCTACTGCATCACCGCGGGGTGGTGCAATGTGCTGCTGGACCGTGTGCTGCCGCGAGCGCCCCGCGCCACCGACACACCGCAGGCACACGACACCGCCCGAGCCCCGAACCATCACGCGCACCGACGCGCGATCACGACACCCCACGGAGCCCCCCTTGAGCAAACACGACGAGCGCCCTGAGATCACCATCGCCAGCTGGCTACGAGACAACGTCACGGACGACCCGCGCGCCCTGCGCTGGTTCGACGCGGAGGAGTGCGAGCCGCGCATCCGGCGCGCCTACAAGGATCTGCTGAGCGGCTATCAAGTGGACCCCGAAAGCGTGCTGAAGACCACGCGCATGCTGGACGAGCACGAGCCGCGCGGCGTGGTCACCGTCTCGGACATCACGTTCTTCTCCATCTGCGCGCACCACTTCCTGCCCTTCTTCGGCACGGCGCACGTCAGCTACCTGCCCGGGCGCCGCATCCTCGGCCTCGGGAAGCTGCCGCGCTTGGTGGACGCCCTCGCGCGCCGCTTCATGATCCAGGAGGACCTCACCGCGCAGCTGGCGCAGGTGCTCATGGACGCGGGCGAGGCGCGCGGGGCGAAGGTGGTGACCGACGCGCGCCACCTGTGCATGTGCGGTCGTGGTCCTTCGCAGCCGGGGGCCAGCACGCGCGTCGAGATCGCCCTCGGCGAGCTGCTCGCATGAAGGCGCCGTCGCGCATCGACGCGCGGGGTCACGGCACCACCCCCTGTGACCCACGCCTGGGCCGCCTTTGGCCATCCCATGACACCGGGGGCCCGAGCTGGGTCCCGGGCGCGTGGGTCGTGGGCATCGCGAGCATCGCGTGCGTCGTGCTGACGGGTTGCAGCGGGCGAGCCGAAGAGCCGGCGGGAGCGCACGCGGAGGCGTCCGATCCGAGGGCCTCCGAGGCCGTCGCGCCCGCGGCGCACACTGCGGACGCCACCGTGCGCTTCGGAGCAGGCTCCGAGTCACGCGTGGTGGACCTGAGCGCGCGCTCCGAGGGCCGCGTCGAGCTCGAGGTCTTCGAGCCCTACGAGGAGCGCACCGTGCGCTTCTCGGCCCTGCCCGCGCTGCCGCTGCTTGACGAGCTGCTGCCGTCCTCGTGGCGCAGCGCGGACGAGCTGGTCTTCGAGTGCGCCGACGGCTACCGCGCCGCCGTGCCCGTGTCGCGCTTCGTCGCGCACCAGGCGTTCTTCGCGACGGCCCGCGTCGGCGCGGACTTCGCCATCGACAAGTCCGTGGGCGGCGCCGTGGTACATACCGCGCTCGCGCCCGTGTACCTCGTCTGGGAGAACCAGCGCGACGAGCTCGTCCGCAGCGAGGGCGACTGGGGCTGGCCGTACCAAGTGGTGGGTGTGACGGTGGCGGAAGACGCGACAGGACGTTACGCCCGCATGGCCCCTCCCGACGACGCCGGCCCCAGCGCCGTGCGCGGCTTCGCGGTGTTCCGCCGCTACTGCGCGCGCTGCCACGCCATGAACGGCGAAGGCGGCGAGGTGGGGCCGGAGCTCAACTACCCCGCCAGCGTCAGCGAGTACCTCGAGCCCAGCTGGCTGCGCCGGTGGATCGACGCGCCCCTGAGCGTGCGTCGCGGCACCCCCATGCCCGGATTGCCGCAGGGCATCCCCGCGCGGCAGGAAGCGCTCGACGACGTGATCGCCTACTTGAACGCGATGGCGCGCCGCAAGCTCGCGCCCGAGGGCGAGCCGCCTGCTTCTGCCACGCTCGACACGACGCCCCCCGCGGAGTCACCCACCCCCGCCACGTCTGGCGCGACGCCTCCCATGGAGACCCCCTGAGATGTTCGAGGCCTTCTACCAGAGCACGTGGCAACACCCCGTGCTGCTCTTCGCGGCGTGCGCCGTCGGCGCGCTCGTGGCCTGGCTGGGACGAGCGCGCGTGCACCCGAGCGTGTGGCGCTACGCCCTGCTCGTCGCGGCCCTCGCCGCGCTCGACGCGTGGCTGACCTCCAACGACATCACCTTGATCGGAACGCTCCCGGGAGCCCTCGCCACGGTGGTGCCGGTGGCCTTCGTGATCCTCGGCGACCTGCGCTACCTGCTCCTGCCCGAGGTGCTCACGGACGAGGGCGCGCTGCACATCACCCCGCGCGCCGTGCTGCGTGCCACGGCCTGGGCCTTCGTGGTGCCGGTGGTGTCGCAGCTGGTCGTGCGCCTGGTCCTCCGCAGCGACGAGGGGCGCGTGCTCTTCCTCACCTACGAGACGCTGTTCTTCGCGCTCGTCCTCTTGCGCTGGCCCTACGTGCGGCACATCGCGCACGGCAAGCGCGCGCGCACGACCCTCGCGCGCTTGGATGCTCTGGCGCTGGCTTGGTACGGCACGTGGATCACGGCGGACGTGCTCATCCTCGGCCTCGGGCTCGACGTGGGCTACCTCGCGCGGGTGGTGCCCAACGTGCTTTACTACGGGGCGCTACCGGCCGTGCTCGTGTGGAGCGCGCCGCTGGTCTCGCGCTCATGAGCCCGCTCCGTCCCACGCACGATCGCGCCCGAGGCCTCTCGGGCCACTCGCCCTCTCGCGCACCCACAGCGCGTGCACCCGCGCACGCACGACCCGCGGAAGCACGTCGTCGGACGGGACGCCTCGCAACCCACGCCATGTGGGCGGGTCTCGTCGCGAGCGCTCTGCTCGGCCTCGCCTGCTGGCCCCTCGCGGGGCGCGCGCTCTACGGTGGCGCGGACGTGGCCCCGGACCGTGCGGGCTCCGCCGTGATGATGCGCTGGCGACGCGGCAGCTGGTGGGGCACGTGCAGCGGGGTCGTGGTCGCCCCGGACGCCGTGCTCACCGCGGGTCACTGCGTGCGCTCGGCCACCTTGGGTGAGCTGCAGGTGCGCAACGTGCAGGTGGGCCACCCGCGCAACCGCCCCGAGCGCGGCACCGTGCGGCAGGTGGTGGTGCACCCCAGCTTCGACGCCCAGCACCCGGAGCGGGGCAACGACCTGGCCGTGCTGCGTCTGAGCGCGCCGCTCACCCGCGCTCAGCCGGTGCCCCTCGCCGCCCTCAGCGACAATGTCATGCTGGCCGGGCCGCGCGTGCG from Sandaracinaceae bacterium carries:
- a CDS encoding kua-ubiquitin conjugating enzyme hybrid localization domain protein, coding for MTPRPHPLWHRMGGLALLVSLLVGASLALRIARGMPASAIGLATLVGSLIGGWVLADLLSGLFHYWADERADECMPFLGRNVIVPFREHHADPRAITRHDLSETNGDNALGALLVLGPLLAWVPAAPTPSQLALSALGLGLGLGVLVTNQVHQWAHARHAPRAVRWLQRRGLLLSPAHHARHHRAHDRAYCITAGWCNVLLDRVLPRAPRATDTPQAHDTARAPNHHAHRRAITTPHGAPLEQTRRAP
- a CDS encoding GTP cyclohydrolase I; its protein translation is MTIASWLRDNVTDDPRALRWFDAEECEPRIRRAYKDLLSGYQVDPESVLKTTRMLDEHEPRGVVTVSDITFFSICAHHFLPFFGTAHVSYLPGRRILGLGKLPRLVDALARRFMIQEDLTAQLAQVLMDAGEARGAKVVTDARHLCMCGRGPSQPGASTRVEIALGELLA
- a CDS encoding c-type cytochrome, giving the protein MKAPSRIDARGHGTTPCDPRLGRLWPSHDTGGPSWVPGAWVVGIASIACVVLTGCSGRAEEPAGAHAEASDPRASEAVAPAAHTADATVRFGAGSESRVVDLSARSEGRVELEVFEPYEERTVRFSALPALPLLDELLPSSWRSADELVFECADGYRAAVPVSRFVAHQAFFATARVGADFAIDKSVGGAVVHTALAPVYLVWENQRDELVRSEGDWGWPYQVVGVTVAEDATGRYARMAPPDDAGPSAVRGFAVFRRYCARCHAMNGEGGEVGPELNYPASVSEYLEPSWLRRWIDAPLSVRRGTPMPGLPQGIPARQEALDDVIAYLNAMARRKLAPEGEPPASATLDTTPPAESPTPATSGATPPMETP
- a CDS encoding serine protease, which translates into the protein MWAGLVASALLGLACWPLAGRALYGGADVAPDRAGSAVMMRWRRGSWWGTCSGVVVAPDAVLTAGHCVRSATLGELQVRNVQVGHPRNRPERGTVRQVVVHPSFDAQHPERGNDLAVLRLSAPLTRAQPVPLAALSDNVMLAGPRVRILGFGVTRSGGRGSARLRDATLESLSPFHCFSGDVQGMAQTRFCAASPEAGVCPGDSGAPALLSVEGVEHVVGIVSLAVDNSSRCVESAAVITRVSAFREWVQTASH